GTTGCGAAAACGGGCATCCCCGTCATGATTGGCTTCAATCGCCGGTTCGACCCGAATTTTTCCACATTGAAGGCGTCGCTGACGGCGGGGGAGATCGGCAAGCCCGAGCTTCTGTCTATCACCTCCTTCGATCCGTCGCCGCCGCCGGTTTCCTATGTGAAGGTTTCGGGCGGCCTGTTCCGCGACATGATGATCCATGATTTCGACATGGCGAATTTCCTGATGGGAAGCGCGCCGCAGAAAATCCACGCGGCCGGCACCTCGATCGTCGACCCCGAAATCGGCAAGGCCGGCGACGTTGATACGGCGGTGGTGACGCTCACCTATGCCGACGGCCGCATCGCGGTCATCAAGAACAGCCGTCGCGCCGTCTATGGCTACGACCAGCGTGTCGAGTTGCTCGGGTCGCAGGGGCTTCTGTCGGCCGGCAACGTTCTCGAAAACACCGTTTCAAGATCGACCGGCAGCGGCGTGGTCAGCGCCAAGCCGGAACTGTTCTTCCTCGAGCGCTACATGCGCGCCTATGTGGCGGAATGGGATGCGTTCGTCGCCTCGGCGCTCGACGGCGCCGCCGTGCCTGTTTCGCTGGAAGACGGCGTTGCCGCGCTGGCGCTGGCGGAAGCGGCAACGGAATCGGCACGCTCCGGCCAGGCGGTCCTGCTCGCGCAATAGGACCGGCGATTGCCTGTGTTTGCGGCCGAAAAGGGCCGATCCGGGATCCCTTGCAGTCGCCGGATCGGATCGCAAAATCGAAAGTTAGGACACGTCATGAAGGCACTCGATGTCATCACCATCGGCCGCGCCGGTGTCGATCTCTATGGCGCGCAGGTCGGTGGGCGCCTCGAGGACATGGGCTCGTTCGAGAAATATATCGGCGGTTCCCCGACCAATATCGCCTGCGGCGGCGCACGGTTGGGTCTGAAAACCGCGCTG
This portion of the Neorhizobium sp. NCHU2750 genome encodes:
- the iolG gene encoding inositol 2-dehydrogenase, yielding MLKVGLLGAGRIGRVHAINIAAHARSQLVAVSDVNADAAQTLATAHGAKASTWDAILNDPSIDAVLIATSTDTHSDLIEKATAAGKRVLCEKPVDLSLERAQRCLAAVAKTGIPVMIGFNRRFDPNFSTLKASLTAGEIGKPELLSITSFDPSPPPVSYVKVSGGLFRDMMIHDFDMANFLMGSAPQKIHAAGTSIVDPEIGKAGDVDTAVVTLTYADGRIAVIKNSRRAVYGYDQRVELLGSQGLLSAGNVLENTVSRSTGSGVVSAKPELFFLERYMRAYVAEWDAFVASALDGAAVPVSLEDGVAALALAEAATESARSGQAVLLAQ